One part of the Alosa alosa isolate M-15738 ecotype Scorff River chromosome 4, AALO_Geno_1.1, whole genome shotgun sequence genome encodes these proteins:
- the LOC125293705 gene encoding pyridoxal phosphate homeostasis protein, with product MWKVVMSEEIAKAVQSVVDRVNQAAARRPKTLPCVPPRLVAVSKTKPPEMVVQAYQQGQRNFGENYVNELVDKASHPQILSSCPEIKWHFIGHLQKNNVNKLLGVPNLFMVETVDSAKLADKVNSSWQRIRAANTQRLKIMVQINTSGEDSKHGLPPADTVNTVKHIVSNCPTLHFAGLMTIGRYGYDLSEGPNPDFQMLLKCRQQICENLQMPVEEVELSMGMSTDFEHAIEVGSTNVRVGSIIFGNREYPNTPSPEKRTKAVTEEAAKKLEHLTVTEQ from the exons ATGTGGAAAGTAGTAATGTCGGAGGAGATTGCAAAGGCGGTGCAGTCCGTTGTGGACAGGGTAAACCAGGCGGCTGCCCGTCGCCCGAAG ACACTGCCATGTGTGCCACCACGTCTTGTTGCTGTGAGCAAGACAAAACCACCTGAGATGGTGGTACAGGCTTACCAACAGGGCCAGCGGAACTTTGGAGAAAATTAT GTAAATGAACTTGTGGACAAAGCTTCTCATCCCCAG ATTTTGTCATCTTGCCCGGAAATTAAGTGGCATTTCATTGGCCACTTACAGAAGAATAATGTCAACAAACTTTTAG GTGTCCCTAATCTTTTTATGGTGGAGACGGTAGACTCTGCGAAGTTAGCAGACAAAGTTAACAGTTCCTGGCAAAGGATACGGGCAGCGAACACTCAGAGGTTAAAGATCATGGTCCAGATTAATACCAGTGGTGAAGATA GCAAACATGGGCTACCACCTGCAGATACAGTGAATACAGTCAAACATATTGTTTCCAACTGTCCCACCCTCCACTTCGCTGGACTTATGACAATTGGGAGATATGGGTATGACCTAAGTGAAGGCCCCAATCCAGACTTTCAG ATGCTGCTGAAATGTCGACAGCAAATATGTGAGAATCTTCAGATGCCAGTTGAGGAAGTAGAGCTTAGTATGGGCATGTCAACTGATTTCGAACATGCG ATTGAAGTGGGCTCCACAAATGTGCGTGTGGGTAGTATTATTTTCGGTAATCGAGAATACCCTAACACTCCAAGTCCAGAGAAGAGGACAAAGGCTGTGACGGAAGAAGCTGCCAAGAAGTTGGAGCACCTGACAGTGACAGAGCAATGA
- the mylk2 gene encoding myosin light chain kinase 2, skeletal/cardiac muscle isoform X2, with protein MDKKQSATPTYPWRTVSTGATGPGKCPATPPAILANLKARLDNFEAKPTVPLPQPSRDCIMCRTCSKHTNQQEAMTSMLSTQARVLDSLQKNVLDIQRTLETLMRGLEERGLHTIAENVSVPMGIQQRRKSLPMRMLADEVYVQLEANRHEQRVLTGLHSNVDSNSLTDTSGHKETEAAAVPRTKQERGHQSPDQSDVKSISVKQNVPATSSSGKANTVSKNAMSEGKVIKVTPASKTAVASVSPPVGSPGSKEQKTSDSQSGYEPKPGLPPMALSPQPQTGSVGDGPGTASAKNELGQRLQNSKPAPEPASKCTPPLVKTTDTCTEEPAAAPPDKDSSMDKQIQSSPAQPTVSVKSPPTTFPKEAENAAASPLSLAPSKKTQLAVPSFMADVLSLRHVQSCPESLQRLQSLQPNTDPVPDKLPLLPKTPATAPVLAPADKVPASDIQIRVVPAVDEKTTTTKDPPKTALKVVDDVAPQPAPFSHRFVALNSSPPYDLFTVHTKEVLGGGRFGKVHKCTEITTGLRLAAKIISTRTAKEKELTMNEIQVMNQLNHANILQLYAAFEVKNQAILIIEYVEGGELFERIVDESSPLTEVDAMVFVKQICEGVQYMHQMYVLHLDLKPENILCVNHTGHQVKIIDFGLARRYKPREKLRVSFGTPEFLAPEIVNFDFVSFPTDMWSLGVITYMLLSGLSPFLGDDDTQTLNNVVMVNWYFDEDAFEHISAEAKDFISNLLIKEKSGRFSAAQCLKHPWLNNISEKAKYSNIVLKSQVSLKKYMARRMWKKNYIAVVAANRFKKIASSGSLTSLGI; from the exons ATGGATAAGAAGCAGTCTGCTACTCCCACATATCCATGGCGGACTGTAAGTACTGGAGCCACGGGTCCAGGAAAGTGTCCAGCCACCCCGCCAGCTATCCTGGCAAACCTGAAGGCTAGGCTGGATAATTTCGAGGCTAAACCCACTGTGCCATTGCCTCAGCCTAGCAGGGACTGTATCATGTGTAGGACAtgcagcaaacacacaaaccagcaAGAAGCCATGACCAGCATGCTCTCTACTCAAGCCAGAGTACTAGACTCACTCCAGAAGAATGTTCTGGATATTCAGAGGACCTTGGAAACTCTGATGCGAG GCCTGGAAGAGAGGGGCTTGCACACTATTGCTGAAAATGTATCTGTACCGATGGGGATACAGCAAAGGAGAAAGTCCCTTCCTATGAGGATGCTTGCG GATGAAGTTTATGTACAGCTTGAAGCGAACAGACATGAGCAGAGAGTCCTGACGGGCCTTCATAGTAATGTTGATTCTAACAGCCTCACAG ACACAAGTGGTCATAAGGAAACAGAAGCGGCTGCAGTGCCCAGGACAAAACAGGAGAGAGGACATCAGTCACCAGATCAAAGTGATGTTAAAAGTATCTCTGTAAAGCAAAATGTGCCTGCCACCTCCTCATCTGGGAAGGCTAACACCGTGTCAAAGAATGCAATGTCAGAGGGAAAAGTAATAAAGGTCACACCTGCATCAAAGACAGCTGTGGCCAGTGTTTCACCACCCGTGGGCAGCCCTGGTTCCAAAGAGCAAAAGACTTCAGACTCTCAGAGCGG GTATGAGCCAAAGCCGGGGCTTCCCCCCATGGCTCTCTCACCCCAGCCGCAGACGGGTAGTGTGGGGGACGGTCCAGGGACTGCTTCAGCCAAGAATGAACTGGGCCAGAG ACTGCAGAATTCAAAGCCAGCACCAGAGCCTGCTTCTAAATGCACACCTCCCCTGGTGAAGACAACAGATACCTGCACTGAGGAACCGGCTGCAGCTCCACCTGATAAGGACTCCAGTATGGACAAACAGATCCAATCTAGCCCTGCCCAACCGACAGTCTCTGTCAAATCACCCCCTACAACATTCCCAAAAGAAGCTG AAAATGCAGCAGCATCTCCGTTGAGTCTTGCCCCTTCTAAGAAGACACAACTGGCTGTTCCGTCATTCATGGCAGATGTGCTGTCCCTCAGACATGTCCAAAGCTGTCCAGAATCCTTGCAGAG ATTACAGAGTTTGCAACCAAACACTGACCCGGTGCCTGATAAGTTGCCACTGCTGCCGAAGACCCCAGCAACAGCTCCTGTCTTAGCTCCTGCTGATAAAGTCCCAGCCAGTGACATACAGATCAGAGTGGTTCCAGCTGTGGACGAAAAGACCACCACAACAAAGGACCCCCCCAAAACAGCACTGAAAGTCGTTG ATGATGTTGCTCCTCAACCTGCCCCCTTCTCCCACCGGTTTGTTGCTTTGAACTCCAGTCCTCCATACGATCTCTTCACTGTGCACACCAAAGAGGTCCTGGGCGG TGGACGTTTTGGCAAAGTGCATAAATGTACTGAAATTACCACTGGCCTGAGGCTAGCAGCCAAGATCATCAGCACACGAACTGCTAAAGAAAAG GAATTGACTATGAATGAGATACAAGTGATGAACCAGTTAAATCATGCAAACATCCTACAGTTGTATGCAGCTTTTGAGGTTAAAAACCAGGCCATCCTCATTATTGAGTA TGTTGAGGGTGGGGAGCTGTTTGAGAGAATTGTGGATGAGAGTTCACCGCTGACAGAGGTGGATGCAATGGTGTTTGTGAAACAAATCTGCGAAGGTGTCCAATACATGCACCAGATGTATGTTCTCCACCTTGACCTGAAG CCTGAGAACATCCTCTGTGTGAATCACACAGGTCATCAAGTGAAGATCATTGACTTTGGGCTGGCCAGGAG ATACAAGCCCAGGGAGAAGCTTCGTGTATCATTTGGGACACCAGAATTTCTGGCCCCAGAGATTGTGAACTTTGACTTTGTCTCCTTCCCCACAGACATGTGGTCTCTAGGGGTTATTACCTATATGCT TCTCAGTGGCCTGTCCCCATTCTTGGGTGATGAtgacacacagactctcaacaATGTTGTCATGGTCAACTGGTACTTTGATGAGGATGCGTTTGAGCACATCTCTGCAGAAGCAAAAGACTTCATATCCAACCTGCTCATCAAAGAAAAAAG TGGACGATTTAGTGCTGCCCAGTGTCTCAAACACCCATGGCTCAACAACATTTCAGAGAAAGCAAAGTACAGCAATATTGTTCTGAAGTCACAGGTTTCATTGAAGAAGTACATGGCCAGAAGGATGTGGAAG AAAAACTACATTGCTGTTGTTGCAGCCAACAGGTTTAAGAAGATTGCCAGTTCAGGCTCTCTTACATCCCTTGGAATCTGA
- the si:ch211-148l7.4 gene encoding zinc finger protein 271, producing MDVASHNRGAGKDAGDAFSKLAELMAQSEQKQDGRNQKSHQSGVSTCEECHQDFPDLAGLVRHQQKLHVLRKPHRCKACGQEFALLSTLQLHKCLSSGPVCQLCHGKAQRGAPCSACSSELADPKGPQEQSHLYRHHHDNSPYACAPCGRAFSHKQELLYHQQAGGCQPAPLSPKALKSSTVPSYTPVPTPTPSYASLPPSPPGPGACLLCRRVFRSPAGLANHQRVWHPSQWAKNSTKLPQKSAGKMNGKTLEKTAESECKSAPDSAKKSNASQKKGQQFPCRSCDRVFSQTSMLHQHRKEVHRREKRPWREHRPSAKSTRQRKKGETYPCLVCGKVFLHHLTRWAHLRTHSAQQQNQMRKVAQGVKPSKITKETKAAEKNPTRKAKKTKCSSTAKADTKKQRRKRESHEEEGEFPCPSCLEVFSSPADLCKHQEVHQPAEITKNCSVCKEEMTPVEGRANLPELLYHCVPCRQAFSTLSSFLQHCQMHLPSDNDEEGCDGDD from the coding sequence ATGGATGTGGCCTCACACAACCGGGGTGCAGGGAAAGATGCAGGAGATGCTTTTTCTAAGTTGGCTGAACTGATGGCTCAGTCAGAGCAAAAGCAAGATGGTCGCAACCAAAAGTCTCACCAGTCAGGTGTATCCACTTGTGAAGAGTGCCACCAGGATTTCCCAGATTTGGCAGGACTTGTTCGTCACCAACAGAAACTCCATGTCTTGCGGAAGCCTCACCGCTGCAAGGCGTGTGGCCAAGAGTTTGCGCTCCTTTCTACTCTCCAGTTGCACAAGTGCCTCAGCTCAGGCCCAGTCTGCCAGCTGTGCCATGGAAAAGCCCAGCGCGGTGCCCCTTGTTCCGCATGCTCCTCTGAGCTGGCAGACCCCAAGGGCCCACAGGAGCAGTCCCACCTCTACCgccatcaccatgacaacagCCCCTATGCATGTGCTCCCTGCGGTCGTGCTTTCAGCCACAAACAGGAGTTGCTGTACCACCAGCAGGCAGGTGGATGTCAGCCAGCTCCACTTAGTCCCAAAGCTCTCAAATCTTCTACTGTGCCATCTTATACCCCTGTTCCCACACCAACGCCCTCATATGCTTCTCTTCCCCCATCACCCCCCGGGCCAGGAGCATGCCTGCTTTGTAGAAGGGTTTTCCGCTCACCTGCAGGACTGGCTAATCATCAACGGGTCTGGCATCCAAGCCAGTGGGCAAAGAATTCAACTAAACTTCCACAGAAATCTGCAGGGAAAATGAATGGCAAAACGTTGGAGAAAACGGCGGAATCAGAATGTAAAAGTGCACCAGACTCTGCAAAGAAAAGCAATGCGAGCCAGAAGAAGGGCCAGCAGTTCCCCTGCCGCTCCTGTGACCGGGTGTTCTCCCAGACCTCCATGCTGCACCAGCACAGGAAAGAGGTGCACCGACGAGAGAAGAGACCATGGCGCGAGCACAGGCCATCAGCTAAGAGCACCAGGCAGAGGAAGAAAGGCGAAACATACCCATGCCTCGTCTGTGGCAAAGTGTTCCTCCATCACCTGACGCGCTGGGCTCATCTCCGCACGCACAGCGCCCAGCAGCAGAACCAGATGCGAAAGGTTGCGCAAGGAGTGAAGCCATCAAAGATCACCAAGGAAACAAAGGCAGCTGAAAAGAACCCCACCCGGAAAGCCAAAAAGACTAAGTGCAGCTCCACAGCGAAAGcagacacaaaaaaacaaaggcgAAAGCGAGAGAGCCATGAGGAGGAGGGCGAGTTCCCATGCCCATCTTGTCTTGAGGTTTTCAGCTCCCCAGCTGACCTCTGCAAGCACCAAGAGGTTCATCAGCCGGCAGAAATAACCAAGAATTGCAGTGTTTGCAAGGAAGAAATGACCCCTGTTGAAGGAAGAGCCAATCTGCCTGAACTATTATACCATTGTGTGCCATGCAGGCAGGCTTTCTCCACACTGAGCAGCTTCTTGCAGCATTGCCAGATGCATCTCCCCAGTGACAATGACGAGGAAGGATGTGATGGTGATGACTAA
- the tmed4 gene encoding transmembrane emp24 domain-containing protein 4 encodes MTPVVSFTGFLAAFAWLSLSNALYFHIGETEKKCFIEEIPDETMVIGKYRTQLWDKQTGSFLPSTPGLGMHVEIKDPETKIILSRQYGSEGRFTFTSHTPGEHQICLHSNSSKMALFAGGKLRVHLDIQVGEHTNNYPEIAAKDKLTELQLRVRQLLDQIEQIQKEQNYQRYREERFRMTSESTNQRVLWWSIAQTLILIVTGIWQMRHLKSFFEAKKLV; translated from the exons ATGACGCCTGTGGTGTCTTTCACCGGCTTTTTGGCAGCGTTTGCTTGGCTTTCACTAAGCAACGCTCTTTACTTCCATATTggtgaaacagaaaaaaaatgtttcatagAAGAAATACCGGATGAAACCATGGTTATAG GGAAATACAGGACACAACTATGGGACAAGCAAACTGGATCATTCCTGCCCTCCACCCCAGGGCTTGGGATGCATGTGGAGATCAAGGATCCAGAAACCAAG ATCATTCTCTCCCGTCAGTACGGCTCTGAAGGTCGGTTCACTTTTACCTCCCACACTCCTGGAGAGCACCAAATCTGCTTACACTCCAACTCCTCCAAGATGGCTCTGTTTGCGGGGGGCAAATTG AGAGTTCATCTGGACATTCAAGTGGGTGAACACACTAACAACTACCCAGAGATTGCAGCCAAGGACAAGCTGACTGAACTGCAGTTACGGGTCAGGCAGCTTCTGGATCAGATTGAGCAGATCCAGAAAGAGCAAAATTATCAGAGG TATCGCGAGGAGCGTTTCCGCATGACGAGCGAGAGCACCAACCAGCGTGTCCTGTGGTGGTCCATTGCCCAGACTCTCATACTCATCGTCACAGGCATCTGGCAGATGAGGCACTTGAAGAGTTTTTTCGAGGCCAAGAAGCTTGTGTAA
- the fam50a gene encoding protein FAM50A — translation MAQYKGAASEAGRAMQLMKKREREREQLEQLKQKIAEDNMVKANIDKKFSAHYDAVEQELKSSTVGLVTLNDMKAKQEALVKEREKQLAKKEQSKELQLKLEKQKEKKRKEEQKRKIASLSFNPDDGEDEDEDEDDNDNDNEDGEEEEDYFPVKKKKLGKNPDVDTSFLPDRDREEEENRLREELRQEWEGKQEKIKNEEIEITFSYWDGSGHRKTVKMKKGNTIQNFLQKALEILRKDFSELRSAGVEQLMYIKEDLIIPHHHSFYDFIVTKARGKSGPLFSFDVHDDIRLINDATVEKDESHAGKVVLRSWYEKNKHIFPASRWEPYDPEKKWDKYTIR, via the exons ATGGCGCAATACAAAGGAGCAGCCAGCGAGGCTGGACGAGCCATGCAGCTGATGAAAAAGCGTGAAAGAGAACGAGAACAACTGGAGCAGTTGAAGCAAAAAATTGCAGAG GACAATATGGTGAAAGCCAATATTGATAAAAAGTTCTCAGCTCATTATGATGCAGTGGAACAAGAACTCAAATCCAGCACAGTGG GTCTAGTGACTCTTAATGACATGAAGGCAAAACAAGAGGCCTtagtcaaagagagagaaaagcagctGGCTAAAAAGGAACAATCCAAGGAATTGCAACT GAAACTAGAAAAGCAAAAAGAGAAGAAACGGAAAGAAGAACAGAAGAGAAAGATCGCTAGTTTATCATTTAACCCTGATGATGGagaagatgaggatgaggatgaggatgacaACGACAACGACAATGAGgatggggaagaggaggaggact ACTTTCCAGTGAAGAAGAAGAAACTGGGGAAGAATCCGGATGTCGACACCAGCTTTCTaccagatagagacagagag GAAGAGGAGAATCGTCTGAGAGAGGAACTACGACAGGAGTGGGAGGGGAAGCAGGAGAAGATCAAAA ATGAGGAAATTGAAATCACCTTCAGCTACTGGGATGGCTCAGGTCACAGAAAGACTGTCAAG ATGAAGAAAGGCAACACCATTCAGAACTTCTTACAAAAGGCACTGGAAATCTTGAGGAAAGATTTCAGTGAGTTAAG GTCAGCTGGAGTGGAGCAGCTCATGTACATCAAAGAGGATCTGATCATTCCCCAT CACCACAGTTTCTATGACTTCATAGTGACAAAAGCCAGAGGCAAAAGTG GACCTTTATTCAGCTTTGATGTTCACGATGACATCCGGTTGATAAATGATGCCACTGTAGAGAAGGATGAG TCTCATGCAGGTAAAGTGGTCCTGCGAAGCTGGTATGAGAAAAACAAGCACATCTTTCCCGCCAGTCGATGGGAGCCGTACGACCCAGAGAAGAAATGGGATAAATACACG ATCCGGTGA
- the snrpg gene encoding small nuclear ribonucleoprotein G: MSKAHPPELKKFMDKKLSLKLNGGRHVQGILRGFDPFMNLVVDDSLEMAPGGQQNNIGMVVIRGNSIIMLEALERV; encoded by the exons ATGAGTAAAGCACATCCACCCGAGTTGAAAAA ATTCATGGACAAGAAGCTTTCAC TCAAGCTGAATGGAGGACGCCATGTTCAGGGCATATTGCGTGGATTTGACCCATTCATGAACTTGGTGGTGGACGATAGCTTGGAAATGGCACCAGGGGGACAACAGAACAACATTGGCATGGTG GTGATCAGAGGAAACAGCATTATTATGTTGGAGGCGCTGGAAAGAGTATGA
- the mylk2 gene encoding myosin light chain kinase 2, skeletal/cardiac muscle isoform X1, with protein MDKKQSATPTYPWRTVSTGATGPGKCPATPPAILANLKARLDNFEAKPTVPLPQPSRDCIMCRTCSKHTNQQEAMTSMLSTQARVLDSLQKNVLDIQRTLETLMRGLEERGLHTIAENVSVPMGIQQRRKSLPMRMLADEVYVQLEANRHEQRVLTGLHSNVDSNSLTDTSGHKETEAAAVPRTKQERGHQSPDQSDVKSISVKQNVPATSSSGKANTVSKNAMSEGKVIKVTPASKTAVASVSPPVGSPGSKEQKTSDSQSGYEPKPGLPPMALSPQPQTGSVGDGPGTASAKNELGQSRLQNSKPAPEPASKCTPPLVKTTDTCTEEPAAAPPDKDSSMDKQIQSSPAQPTVSVKSPPTTFPKEAENAAASPLSLAPSKKTQLAVPSFMADVLSLRHVQSCPESLQRLQSLQPNTDPVPDKLPLLPKTPATAPVLAPADKVPASDIQIRVVPAVDEKTTTTKDPPKTALKVVDDVAPQPAPFSHRFVALNSSPPYDLFTVHTKEVLGGGRFGKVHKCTEITTGLRLAAKIISTRTAKEKELTMNEIQVMNQLNHANILQLYAAFEVKNQAILIIEYVEGGELFERIVDESSPLTEVDAMVFVKQICEGVQYMHQMYVLHLDLKPENILCVNHTGHQVKIIDFGLARRYKPREKLRVSFGTPEFLAPEIVNFDFVSFPTDMWSLGVITYMLLSGLSPFLGDDDTQTLNNVVMVNWYFDEDAFEHISAEAKDFISNLLIKEKSGRFSAAQCLKHPWLNNISEKAKYSNIVLKSQVSLKKYMARRMWKKNYIAVVAANRFKKIASSGSLTSLGI; from the exons ATGGATAAGAAGCAGTCTGCTACTCCCACATATCCATGGCGGACTGTAAGTACTGGAGCCACGGGTCCAGGAAAGTGTCCAGCCACCCCGCCAGCTATCCTGGCAAACCTGAAGGCTAGGCTGGATAATTTCGAGGCTAAACCCACTGTGCCATTGCCTCAGCCTAGCAGGGACTGTATCATGTGTAGGACAtgcagcaaacacacaaaccagcaAGAAGCCATGACCAGCATGCTCTCTACTCAAGCCAGAGTACTAGACTCACTCCAGAAGAATGTTCTGGATATTCAGAGGACCTTGGAAACTCTGATGCGAG GCCTGGAAGAGAGGGGCTTGCACACTATTGCTGAAAATGTATCTGTACCGATGGGGATACAGCAAAGGAGAAAGTCCCTTCCTATGAGGATGCTTGCG GATGAAGTTTATGTACAGCTTGAAGCGAACAGACATGAGCAGAGAGTCCTGACGGGCCTTCATAGTAATGTTGATTCTAACAGCCTCACAG ACACAAGTGGTCATAAGGAAACAGAAGCGGCTGCAGTGCCCAGGACAAAACAGGAGAGAGGACATCAGTCACCAGATCAAAGTGATGTTAAAAGTATCTCTGTAAAGCAAAATGTGCCTGCCACCTCCTCATCTGGGAAGGCTAACACCGTGTCAAAGAATGCAATGTCAGAGGGAAAAGTAATAAAGGTCACACCTGCATCAAAGACAGCTGTGGCCAGTGTTTCACCACCCGTGGGCAGCCCTGGTTCCAAAGAGCAAAAGACTTCAGACTCTCAGAGCGG GTATGAGCCAAAGCCGGGGCTTCCCCCCATGGCTCTCTCACCCCAGCCGCAGACGGGTAGTGTGGGGGACGGTCCAGGGACTGCTTCAGCCAAGAATGAACTGGGCCAGAG CAGACTGCAGAATTCAAAGCCAGCACCAGAGCCTGCTTCTAAATGCACACCTCCCCTGGTGAAGACAACAGATACCTGCACTGAGGAACCGGCTGCAGCTCCACCTGATAAGGACTCCAGTATGGACAAACAGATCCAATCTAGCCCTGCCCAACCGACAGTCTCTGTCAAATCACCCCCTACAACATTCCCAAAAGAAGCTG AAAATGCAGCAGCATCTCCGTTGAGTCTTGCCCCTTCTAAGAAGACACAACTGGCTGTTCCGTCATTCATGGCAGATGTGCTGTCCCTCAGACATGTCCAAAGCTGTCCAGAATCCTTGCAGAG ATTACAGAGTTTGCAACCAAACACTGACCCGGTGCCTGATAAGTTGCCACTGCTGCCGAAGACCCCAGCAACAGCTCCTGTCTTAGCTCCTGCTGATAAAGTCCCAGCCAGTGACATACAGATCAGAGTGGTTCCAGCTGTGGACGAAAAGACCACCACAACAAAGGACCCCCCCAAAACAGCACTGAAAGTCGTTG ATGATGTTGCTCCTCAACCTGCCCCCTTCTCCCACCGGTTTGTTGCTTTGAACTCCAGTCCTCCATACGATCTCTTCACTGTGCACACCAAAGAGGTCCTGGGCGG TGGACGTTTTGGCAAAGTGCATAAATGTACTGAAATTACCACTGGCCTGAGGCTAGCAGCCAAGATCATCAGCACACGAACTGCTAAAGAAAAG GAATTGACTATGAATGAGATACAAGTGATGAACCAGTTAAATCATGCAAACATCCTACAGTTGTATGCAGCTTTTGAGGTTAAAAACCAGGCCATCCTCATTATTGAGTA TGTTGAGGGTGGGGAGCTGTTTGAGAGAATTGTGGATGAGAGTTCACCGCTGACAGAGGTGGATGCAATGGTGTTTGTGAAACAAATCTGCGAAGGTGTCCAATACATGCACCAGATGTATGTTCTCCACCTTGACCTGAAG CCTGAGAACATCCTCTGTGTGAATCACACAGGTCATCAAGTGAAGATCATTGACTTTGGGCTGGCCAGGAG ATACAAGCCCAGGGAGAAGCTTCGTGTATCATTTGGGACACCAGAATTTCTGGCCCCAGAGATTGTGAACTTTGACTTTGTCTCCTTCCCCACAGACATGTGGTCTCTAGGGGTTATTACCTATATGCT TCTCAGTGGCCTGTCCCCATTCTTGGGTGATGAtgacacacagactctcaacaATGTTGTCATGGTCAACTGGTACTTTGATGAGGATGCGTTTGAGCACATCTCTGCAGAAGCAAAAGACTTCATATCCAACCTGCTCATCAAAGAAAAAAG TGGACGATTTAGTGCTGCCCAGTGTCTCAAACACCCATGGCTCAACAACATTTCAGAGAAAGCAAAGTACAGCAATATTGTTCTGAAGTCACAGGTTTCATTGAAGAAGTACATGGCCAGAAGGATGTGGAAG AAAAACTACATTGCTGTTGTTGCAGCCAACAGGTTTAAGAAGATTGCCAGTTCAGGCTCTCTTACATCCCTTGGAATCTGA